The Manduca sexta isolate Smith_Timp_Sample1 chromosome 15, JHU_Msex_v1.0, whole genome shotgun sequence genome includes the window CATGATATTTTTCCAGATTCAGGAAATTCCATGCCTCCGTGAagagcttttttatttttccattgctgttttttatattttgaaaaatttatacttttctttCCTCTaacaaatacctttttttctatattaattttaacaaagttATCATTTAGAgtacccaattttattttatttgttattgctGCACTTGCTGAGCTTTCTGCTTTCTCTTGTTTTTTATCTTTAGAGGCAGGACCagttgtattcatatttttcagTACTTCCGAATGTCTTGGGAGTATATCTTTATCTAGAGCAAAAGGAACATATTCTTTAATATCTGGTGGAGAATCTTCTGCTTCACAGTTTACTTTTCCAACTTGCTTTTTTACTTTGTGTTTATTGGTTTCCTTTTTAGTTGACCATTGTTTTTCATTATCTATTTTAACATTGTTGATCGTTTCATTATGCCTGCCCTGATTTTCAAAATCacaaatatgcatttttttcttttctttaacgCTGGTTTTAATTTGCTGATTGCAATATCATCCTCTGATTCACTGTTTTCTACGATATCCAAAGTATTTTTGGTTGGTATGTCTATATTTCTAATACCAAATTTCTTGGATTCTTCATAACAGCTATTATACTCTAATTCTTCAGTCTCTATTCCTGTCGTTCTCTTCAGCCATGCTTTATCTAATACTCGTACATTTGGGCTGTTTTTACaatcattaaatttaagtaatggtgtgggaataattattttttctaaatcgGTATATGGTTTTATTGTTTCATCTGTCAAAATAGATTCTGAATTAAACGTTTTTTCACCATGTTCTTGACTTGATCTTTTAATTATGGTATCCAATGCAGATTGCGATTTTGCGACACCTAATTTTCTAGGATTTCGTAGAGAAAATTTTCTGTTATGGAATAGCTTCTTTGACAAATTTTCTGTGCATGGA containing:
- the LOC119189400 gene encoding uncharacterized protein LOC119189400 yields the protein MVCCFLLLETKILPIQKFISIFNFLYVIRYFKMDLIESIKKDKAYLKCKLIVKTWENEFKTMYSRTPSKFDIKEAPSKIKYAYKKYFQLKSTALENSLSVCDIDENIDMSLEPISNDTLKSVPTTPEKDMPMLPTGQELDNLISQVQVQHCSNKLHPCTENLSKKLFHNRKFSLRNPRKLGVAKSQSALDTIIKRSSQEHGEKTFNSESILTDETIKPYTDLEKIIIPTPLLKFNDCKNSPNVRVLDKAWLKRTTGIETEELEYNSCYEESKKFGIRNIDIPTKNTLDIVENSESEDDIAISKLKPALKKRKKCIFVILKIRAGIMKRSTMLK